Proteins encoded together in one Chitinophaga sp. LS1 window:
- a CDS encoding Ig-like domain-containing protein: protein MKTPMCMLACLILTPMLLLAQQKLVWEENFDGTTLNPLNWTYETGDGCSKGNCGWGNAELEYYTSSTNNVRVENGHLVIEARREAVGGKPFTSGRIKTNGRVAFRYGTLEARIKVPQVGNGLWPAFWMLGSTGGEWPHNGEVDILEMGFAGAIAAGKPNSTLSSATHWWTENPGGYTGHATYAKDTVTQGTNLNDDYHLYKLVWDTAFLTIYLDGNPFYKIGINGGNGLDAFQQPFYILLNLAVGGNYPGIYSENDVTAPLPGHMEVDYIRLYQDITKGDELILGTNDAPEGNFGIFTDNTVVNNQVTLGKDANLYYWNNITNIPNPVPFEGSHVWGLHAAAGNWFGLGVANDNRNMANYATSGSLKFHMKTSYTGTFKVGISTEAAEGWIQFNGTNEHGLVRDGQWHEVTIPVSDFGTAIDLMTVNQLFMLSGDAPATDADFYIDNIYYTGGVSDNPAPTVAITNLSNDTLFTTPAAIPIITNANDSNGGVSKVDFYNGENYLGTDSIAPFSFTWQTSTQQVATLIAKATDNQQKLTTSQPVTVFIAAPGNTPPAISITAPTANSALIQPADVTITTAISDDGTIYKVEFYNGTTLLGTVDKAPYSFTWSDVAQGTYTITAKAFDNGKLSTLSAPVTFTVQSNVITADKYGIYTNDAGIATKLTFGQDANLYVWNNLTTISNATPYEGTDVMAFTAAAGNWFGLGVANDLRDLSHFTNGYLKFWFKTSYSGSFRFTIIASNASAAIEYAAGEQKLGLIRDGQWHEVTIPVSSLSGIDLTAITQAFTFSGDAPATAADFYIDNVYYTTTENEVSGDNLALNKQVTVSSLENDLFTGANAVDGDTTTRWSSTFADPQYITVDLAADYNIREVKIKWEAAAAQNYLILASTDLNNWDTIKTVTGNSTLNNDLTGLSGHGRYLRVYGTSRITVYGYSIYELEVYGSLHTASALTYSKAATAWQVSIYPNPVTGDQLQVKSTQLPKLLRVMDVNGKVVAVKQQTFTADVSQLPNGMYILQVINDKGETRILKFIRQ from the coding sequence ATGAAAACACCTATGTGCATGCTGGCATGTCTTATCCTGACCCCCATGCTTTTATTGGCCCAGCAAAAACTGGTCTGGGAAGAAAATTTCGACGGCACCACCCTTAATCCACTCAACTGGACCTATGAGACCGGCGATGGTTGTTCCAAAGGCAATTGCGGCTGGGGCAATGCCGAGCTCGAATATTACACCAGTAGTACCAACAATGTAAGAGTGGAAAATGGTCACCTCGTCATTGAAGCCCGCCGGGAAGCTGTGGGAGGCAAACCATTTACCTCCGGCAGAATTAAAACCAACGGACGCGTGGCCTTCCGTTACGGCACGCTGGAAGCCAGAATCAAAGTACCTCAGGTAGGTAACGGCCTCTGGCCAGCCTTCTGGATGCTGGGTAGCACAGGTGGCGAATGGCCACACAATGGAGAGGTAGACATCCTGGAAATGGGATTTGCCGGCGCCATTGCAGCAGGAAAACCCAACAGTACTCTCAGCTCCGCGACCCATTGGTGGACGGAAAATCCGGGTGGCTATACCGGCCACGCAACCTATGCCAAAGATACCGTTACGCAAGGCACCAATCTCAACGATGACTACCACCTGTATAAACTGGTATGGGACACCGCCTTCCTGACCATTTACCTGGATGGCAACCCTTTTTACAAAATCGGGATTAATGGCGGCAATGGACTGGATGCATTTCAGCAACCATTTTATATACTACTCAATCTGGCAGTAGGTGGCAATTACCCCGGTATCTATTCTGAAAATGACGTTACAGCCCCATTACCAGGCCATATGGAGGTTGATTACATCCGGCTTTATCAGGACATCACCAAAGGAGATGAGCTGATTTTGGGTACCAATGATGCCCCTGAAGGCAATTTTGGTATTTTTACTGACAACACGGTTGTAAACAATCAGGTCACCCTGGGCAAGGATGCCAACCTTTATTATTGGAATAATATTACCAACATCCCCAACCCGGTTCCTTTCGAAGGCAGTCATGTCTGGGGCTTACATGCCGCCGCCGGCAATTGGTTCGGACTGGGGGTAGCCAATGACAACAGGAATATGGCCAACTACGCAACCAGTGGTAGCCTGAAGTTTCACATGAAGACCAGTTATACCGGCACGTTTAAAGTCGGCATTTCTACTGAAGCAGCAGAAGGCTGGATACAATTCAATGGCACAAACGAACATGGATTGGTACGCGACGGACAATGGCATGAAGTGACAATACCTGTCAGTGACTTTGGTACTGCCATCGACCTCATGACAGTAAATCAGCTATTCATGCTCTCCGGCGACGCACCTGCTACAGATGCCGATTTTTATATTGACAACATCTACTATACCGGCGGCGTATCTGACAACCCCGCTCCTACCGTAGCTATCACGAACCTGAGCAACGATACCCTATTCACCACACCTGCTGCCATTCCTATCATTACCAATGCCAATGACAGCAATGGTGGTGTAAGTAAAGTAGATTTCTATAATGGTGAAAATTACTTGGGTACAGACAGCATTGCGCCTTTCAGCTTTACATGGCAGACCAGTACACAACAGGTAGCGACACTGATTGCCAAAGCTACAGACAATCAGCAGAAACTGACTACCTCCCAACCTGTCACCGTATTCATTGCTGCACCGGGCAACACACCACCTGCTATCAGTATCACAGCTCCTACAGCTAATTCCGCTTTGATACAACCTGCAGATGTAACCATCACCACAGCTATATCTGATGACGGTACTATCTATAAAGTGGAATTTTATAATGGTACTACATTATTAGGTACAGTCGACAAAGCGCCTTATTCATTCACATGGAGTGATGTTGCACAAGGTACTTATACCATTACAGCAAAAGCCTTTGATAACGGGAAACTGAGCACCCTATCCGCTCCAGTTACATTTACGGTCCAGAGTAATGTCATCACGGCTGATAAATACGGTATTTACACCAATGATGCCGGTATTGCCACCAAACTGACTTTCGGACAGGATGCCAATCTGTATGTCTGGAATAACCTTACTACCATCAGCAACGCGACTCCTTATGAAGGTACCGATGTCATGGCATTTACAGCGGCAGCAGGCAACTGGTTCGGACTTGGTGTAGCCAATGACCTGAGAGACCTGTCTCATTTCACGAACGGCTACCTGAAATTCTGGTTTAAGACCAGCTATTCAGGATCATTCCGCTTTACTATCATTGCTTCAAACGCAAGTGCCGCCATTGAATATGCAGCCGGGGAACAGAAACTCGGACTGATTCGTGATGGACAATGGCATGAAGTAACAATACCTGTGAGCAGTCTGAGTGGTATCGATCTCACCGCTATTACACAGGCATTTACCTTCTCTGGTGATGCGCCTGCAACGGCTGCTGATTTTTACATCGACAATGTTTATTATACCACCACAGAAAATGAAGTAAGTGGCGATAATCTTGCATTGAATAAACAGGTGACTGTATCTTCTCTGGAAAACGATCTGTTTACAGGTGCAAATGCAGTCGATGGTGATACTACCACCCGCTGGTCCAGTACCTTCGCTGATCCGCAATATATTACTGTTGACTTAGCAGCTGATTACAACATCAGGGAAGTGAAAATTAAATGGGAAGCAGCAGCGGCACAGAATTACCTGATACTCGCTTCTACAGATCTGAACAACTGGGATACCATAAAAACAGTCACCGGAAACTCCACATTGAATAATGACCTCACCGGTTTATCAGGTCATGGACGATACCTGCGGGTATATGGTACCAGCAGAATTACGGTGTATGGCTATTCCATTTATGAACTGGAGGTATATGGTAGTCTGCACACAGCCAGCGCTCTTACCTACAGCAAAGCAGCAACGGCATGGCAGGTGAGCATATATCCCAACCCGGTAACAGGCGATCAGTTGCAGGTAAAAAGTACCCAGCTTCCTAAACTACTGCGGGTGATGGATGTGAATGGTAAAGTAGTAGCTGTGAAACAGCAAACATTCACCGCAGATGTAAGCCAATTGCCAAATGGTATGTATATACTGCAGGTAATAAATGATAAAGGTGAAACACGGATATTGAAATTTATCCGTCAATAA
- a CDS encoding class I SAM-dependent methyltransferase — protein MQSKLQDLYGNIDIYLFDQLLKGTYDNCKKVLDAGCGGGRNLIYFLRNSYDVYGIDPNPNAISAVKELSQILSHTNPKENFVVAPAENLPFDDNYFDLVISSAVLHFANTPEHFDNMIHSMWRVLKPGGYLFVRLASDIGIETLVHSIGNGRYRLPDGSERFLVNQQLLLQYTENLNARLHEPIKTTNVQNLRCMTTWCLQKV, from the coding sequence ATGCAATCAAAACTTCAGGACCTTTACGGGAATATAGATATCTACCTCTTCGACCAACTACTTAAAGGTACTTATGATAATTGTAAAAAGGTGCTTGATGCAGGCTGCGGAGGCGGACGTAACCTGATTTATTTCTTAAGAAACAGCTATGATGTATATGGCATTGATCCTAATCCCAATGCGATATCAGCTGTTAAAGAATTATCACAAATACTGTCCCATACTAACCCTAAAGAGAATTTTGTAGTTGCTCCGGCTGAAAACCTGCCTTTTGATGATAATTATTTTGACCTGGTGATCAGTAGCGCAGTGTTGCACTTCGCCAACACGCCTGAACATTTTGATAATATGATCCACTCAATGTGGCGGGTGCTGAAACCCGGCGGCTATTTATTTGTAAGACTTGCATCGGATATCGGGATTGAAACGCTGGTGCATAGCATAGGCAATGGTCGCTATCGTTTGCCCGATGGCAGCGAACGTTTTTTGGTGAACCAGCAATTGCTGCTTCAATATACCGAAAACCTCAACGCCCGACTCCATGAACCTATAAAAACTACCAATGTGCAAAACCTACGGTGCATGACCACCTGGTGTTTGCAAAAAGTTTAA
- a CDS encoding VOC family protein — protein sequence MKKDIKSIPDHYTAVTPWIISPSSAKLIEFLEAAFDAQEIPNSRIVNADGMIIHVVVKIGDAMVMLFDARAGWAPTPVFLSLYVEDIEATCQKAIRLGATSVTNITSLWFGEKVSRILDPFGNLWWINERVEDVDFTNPEEVGKRASTPDAVAGITYIQQSLDEALKAQRAFLNY from the coding sequence ATGAAAAAAGATATCAAGAGCATACCTGATCATTACACAGCTGTAACGCCATGGATCATATCTCCATCATCGGCTAAATTAATTGAGTTTTTAGAAGCTGCTTTTGATGCGCAGGAAATTCCAAACAGCAGGATAGTGAATGCTGATGGCATGATCATTCATGTGGTGGTTAAGATAGGAGATGCGATGGTCATGTTGTTTGATGCAAGAGCAGGCTGGGCGCCTACGCCGGTTTTTCTGAGTTTATATGTGGAGGACATTGAAGCAACCTGTCAAAAAGCAATCAGGCTGGGCGCTACATCAGTTACTAACATTACCAGTTTATGGTTTGGCGAAAAGGTTAGCAGAATTTTAGACCCGTTTGGTAATCTTTGGTGGATTAACGAACGCGTTGAAGATGTGGACTTTACCAATCCTGAAGAAGTTGGAAAGCGGGCTTCCACGCCAGATGCTGTAGCCGGTATAACCTATATTCAGCAATCGCTGGACGAAGCACTGAAAGCGCAGAGGGCATTTTTAAACTATTAG
- a CDS encoding TonB-dependent receptor has protein sequence MHLRKLYSVLALILSFFLFNKSASYGNDIDDKPTGISGIVVTNNGEPAPGVTVIIQELSKGAITNENGMFYFKNIRGGTYHLKASLIGLEAVVVEVKAEEGRENHIKIVLGASSQKLEEVVVTSGGNRFGRKESMDVSKMPLGNMENPQVYTVVSKELMKEQLITDYNSAFKNVPGAGIAEIRNQGRTTFISRGFATPQLVRNGVSSFTYTTIDPVNLERIEVIKGPSATLFGSTVSSFGGLFNRVTKKPFENFWGEVSYSGASWNLNRLTMDINSPLNKEKTALLRVNTALHSENSFQDAGFTRSFLIAPSFSYAVNDRLTLSLDIEFGLNKATSPTRLAPYANGTAKSIVDYHIPYKLSFANNTINYNSQQYNIFAQAKYILSKSWTSQTIVSRTRSSSEGYVVQLTMTSDTTVRQSVTNQDYPYYGTDIQQNFIGDFKIGRLRNRIVAGLDYYSLTSNRNDATVNMTPIDVRKPGTGYNNFTREKVRPLFANATYTNFVSGREETYSSYVSDVLNITDKLLVMASLRVDRYMNKGSYYPAQDSTAGNYNQTALSPKFGAVYQIVKDKVSIFGNYMNGFNNVSGSDFEGNTFKPTEANQWEGGVKLDLNKVSATLSYYNISVTNVTRDDPDHATYSIQDGTQLSKGYEVEVIANPIKGLNIIAGYTYNDSKYTKANASILGLRPTTAGPPKVGNLWISYRLASGVAKGLGFGFGGIYASEYYQTNTASFKFSIPSYTVLDAAVFYDKPSYRIGLKVDNLTNEKYWSYRLAAQNPTRVTGSMTFKF, from the coding sequence ATGCATCTGAGGAAACTGTATTCAGTTCTTGCGCTAATATTATCATTTTTCTTATTTAATAAGTCTGCCAGCTATGGAAATGATATAGACGACAAGCCAACAGGTATTTCTGGTATCGTTGTTACTAATAATGGAGAACCTGCTCCGGGAGTAACAGTTATTATTCAGGAACTATCAAAAGGGGCGATTACCAATGAAAATGGTATGTTTTATTTCAAAAATATCCGGGGCGGTACCTATCATCTGAAAGCATCATTAATAGGTTTGGAGGCTGTTGTGGTAGAAGTGAAGGCTGAAGAAGGCCGGGAAAACCATATTAAAATTGTATTAGGTGCTTCTTCACAAAAGCTGGAAGAAGTGGTGGTAACCAGTGGTGGTAACCGTTTTGGAAGAAAGGAAAGCATGGATGTTTCCAAAATGCCACTCGGCAATATGGAGAACCCACAGGTATATACTGTTGTAAGCAAAGAGCTGATGAAAGAACAGCTGATCACTGACTATAACAGCGCTTTTAAGAATGTACCAGGCGCCGGTATCGCAGAAATAAGAAACCAGGGTAGAACAACCTTTATTTCAAGAGGTTTTGCGACACCTCAGCTCGTACGTAATGGTGTAAGCAGCTTTACCTACACAACTATTGATCCGGTAAATCTTGAACGTATAGAGGTGATCAAAGGACCATCTGCTACATTGTTTGGTAGTACTGTATCTTCTTTCGGAGGCCTGTTTAACAGGGTAACAAAAAAACCTTTTGAGAATTTCTGGGGGGAAGTTTCATATTCTGGTGCGAGCTGGAACCTGAACCGTCTCACTATGGATATCAATTCCCCGCTAAATAAAGAGAAAACCGCATTGTTGAGGGTAAATACAGCTTTACATAGTGAGAATAGTTTCCAGGATGCAGGCTTCACCAGAAGTTTTCTGATAGCACCCAGTTTCTCATATGCAGTGAACGACAGACTGACGCTTTCCCTGGATATAGAATTCGGTTTAAATAAAGCCACTTCTCCTACCCGTCTGGCGCCTTATGCCAATGGAACGGCTAAAAGCATTGTGGACTACCATATTCCTTACAAGCTTTCTTTTGCGAATAATACTATCAACTATAACAGCCAGCAGTATAACATCTTTGCGCAAGCGAAATATATACTTTCCAAAAGCTGGACTTCTCAGACAATTGTTTCGCGAACACGATCTTCTTCTGAAGGATATGTTGTGCAACTAACAATGACATCAGATACAACAGTACGCCAGTCTGTCACTAACCAGGATTATCCTTATTATGGAACCGATATTCAGCAGAATTTCATCGGCGACTTTAAAATTGGCAGATTAAGGAATAGGATTGTTGCTGGTCTGGATTATTACAGCCTCACATCAAACCGGAATGATGCTACTGTAAACATGACCCCTATTGATGTCAGAAAGCCCGGTACAGGATATAATAACTTTACACGTGAAAAGGTAAGGCCGCTCTTTGCAAATGCTACATATACCAATTTTGTATCCGGAAGAGAAGAAACCTATAGCTCTTATGTATCTGATGTACTGAACATTACTGATAAATTATTGGTAATGGCCAGCCTGCGGGTGGACAGGTATATGAACAAAGGTTCTTATTATCCTGCTCAGGATTCAACAGCAGGGAATTATAATCAGACAGCGCTGTCGCCCAAATTCGGTGCTGTATACCAGATTGTTAAAGATAAGGTCTCCATCTTCGGTAACTATATGAACGGGTTCAACAACGTTTCGGGATCTGACTTTGAGGGTAACACTTTTAAGCCAACGGAGGCTAATCAATGGGAAGGTGGGGTGAAATTAGACCTCAACAAAGTGAGTGCAACATTGAGCTACTATAATATTTCTGTTACTAATGTTACCCGTGATGATCCAGACCATGCTACCTACTCCATTCAGGATGGTACACAGTTAAGTAAAGGATATGAGGTAGAAGTAATTGCGAATCCGATAAAAGGTCTAAACATTATAGCTGGTTATACTTACAATGATAGTAAATACACAAAGGCCAATGCTTCTATACTGGGACTGAGACCCACAACAGCCGGTCCTCCTAAAGTAGGGAATCTGTGGATCAGCTACCGTCTGGCTTCCGGAGTAGCTAAAGGACTTGGTTTCGGTTTTGGGGGCATCTATGCCAGTGAATATTACCAGACAAATACCGCTTCTTTTAAGTTTAGTATCCCATCTTATACAGTGTTGGATGCGGCTGTTTTCTATGACAAACCGAGCTACAGAATTGGGTTAAAGGTGGATAATCTGACCAATGAAAAGTACTGGTCATATCGTCTGGCGGCGCAAAATCCTACTCGTGTTACGGGTAGCATGACCTTCAAGTTTTAA
- a CDS encoding AraC family transcriptional regulator, translating into METKNLYTTYDLELLETYNYSARAHKNTFFEMVFVLDGTGIQMINGHQLPYAPNKLFLIFPQDQHSFQVDSYSRFFFIRFSNDYLKLQTSQNIKDLEYIFNSYNHLPGCILKTITDKPFIRATVEALIREKETKSPHQEQIIQQLINTIISFAARNLTLQEIEVLNGNITNVMPVINYLHQFIFQPEKLKIEQIAAKFNLSPNYVSEYFKKHTGESLQQYITLYKIKLIESRLRLTDMRINEIAFEFGFTDQSHLNRIFKKYKGVVPSVYRKDNNPSQAKQVLNRKG; encoded by the coding sequence GTGGAAACAAAGAACTTATATACTACGTACGATCTGGAATTATTAGAAACTTACAATTACAGCGCAAGGGCACATAAAAATACCTTTTTCGAGATGGTATTTGTGCTGGATGGTACCGGAATCCAAATGATCAATGGGCATCAACTTCCTTATGCACCTAATAAGTTGTTTCTCATTTTCCCGCAGGATCAACATAGTTTTCAAGTTGATTCTTATAGCCGATTTTTCTTTATCCGATTCAGTAATGACTATCTAAAGCTACAAACGAGTCAAAACATTAAGGATTTGGAATATATTTTCAACAGTTATAATCACTTGCCGGGCTGCATACTAAAAACTATTACAGATAAACCATTCATTAGAGCGACCGTTGAAGCATTGATCAGGGAAAAAGAAACCAAATCTCCCCACCAGGAACAGATCATACAACAGCTTATCAATACCATTATCTCTTTTGCTGCCCGTAACCTTACCTTACAGGAAATAGAAGTTCTTAACGGAAATATAACCAATGTAATGCCGGTAATAAATTATCTGCACCAGTTTATATTTCAACCTGAGAAATTAAAAATTGAACAAATTGCAGCAAAATTCAATCTATCGCCTAATTATGTCAGTGAATATTTTAAAAAGCATACGGGCGAAAGCCTGCAACAATACATTACGCTGTATAAAATAAAATTAATTGAAAGCCGCCTGCGGCTTACCGATATGCGAATAAATGAAATTGCCTTCGAATTTGGCTTTACCGACCAAAGCCATTTGAATCGAATATTTAAAAAGTACAAAGGCGTGGTACCATCTGTATATCGTAAGGATAACAATCCCTCACAGGCAAAACAGGTTTTAAATAGAAAAGGATGA
- a CDS encoding DoxX family membrane protein, which produces MTDLCYLLLRLVAGVSLFGHGLVRLPKLAGFSQWMTGTFAKSMLPQSLVMPFSYMLPIAEFIIGLLLILGLFSNKAILAGVIVMLLLIFGTCMIENWEALPSQIIHALVLIMLLQFIASNNISLDKFLSKY; this is translated from the coding sequence ATGACTGATTTATGTTATCTCCTGTTACGCCTGGTGGCTGGTGTAAGTCTTTTTGGGCACGGATTAGTTAGGCTACCCAAACTTGCTGGATTTAGCCAGTGGATGACCGGTACCTTTGCAAAATCAATGTTACCTCAAAGCCTGGTTATGCCCTTTAGTTATATGTTACCAATAGCAGAATTTATAATAGGTCTTCTATTGATTCTTGGTCTGTTTTCCAACAAAGCCATTCTAGCGGGCGTAATCGTGATGCTGCTACTAATATTTGGTACTTGTATGATTGAAAACTGGGAAGCCCTTCCTTCTCAAATTATTCATGCGCTTGTACTCATTATGCTGTTGCAGTTTATAGCCAGCAACAATATTTCTCTCGATAAATTTTTAAGCAAATACTAG
- a CDS encoding polysaccharide deacetylase family protein → MNSRRTFIRQSGLLTTAGLLAGVVPLSAVAQPQTNSDTATQPKRSKWSDGSRLVISVSMQFEAGGQPENAESPFPQNMQKGYRDLPSETWYQYGYKEGIPRMLDNWDKLGVKVTSHMVGSAVLKNPKLAKEIVDRGHEAAAHGMNWSTQYTMSYEEEKKFIKDGVDAIKQVTGFTAVGYNANWLRRGENTLKILQELGFLYHIDDLSRDEPFIQKVNGKDFVTVPYTLRCNDIQLIEGKNFSTEQFLNQVKMEFDQLYEEAENNRRQMSISFHDRIGGTPQMVQATKELFTYMKQHNGVSFKRKDEIARQSMEDKTTIRE, encoded by the coding sequence ATGAATAGTAGAAGAACATTTATTCGACAAAGCGGATTACTCACAACTGCGGGTTTGCTGGCTGGCGTCGTTCCGTTGTCTGCTGTAGCACAACCACAAACAAATTCAGATACCGCAACTCAACCGAAAAGATCAAAATGGTCAGATGGTTCCAGGTTAGTGATTTCGGTTTCTATGCAGTTCGAAGCTGGCGGGCAACCTGAAAATGCTGAAAGTCCATTTCCTCAAAATATGCAGAAAGGTTACAGGGATCTGCCATCTGAAACATGGTATCAATATGGATACAAAGAGGGAATTCCCCGCATGTTGGACAATTGGGACAAATTAGGTGTCAAAGTTACTTCGCATATGGTTGGTAGTGCTGTACTTAAAAATCCTAAGCTCGCAAAAGAAATTGTTGACCGGGGCCATGAAGCTGCAGCACATGGTATGAACTGGTCAACCCAATATACAATGTCTTATGAAGAGGAGAAAAAGTTCATCAAAGACGGTGTAGATGCAATTAAACAGGTAACAGGTTTTACTGCGGTCGGTTATAATGCAAACTGGCTTCGCCGGGGCGAAAACACACTAAAGATTTTACAGGAATTGGGGTTTTTGTACCATATTGATGATTTGAGCCGTGATGAGCCTTTTATACAAAAGGTAAACGGAAAAGATTTTGTAACAGTTCCTTACACACTACGGTGTAACGATATCCAATTAATCGAGGGGAAGAATTTTTCGACAGAACAATTTCTAAACCAGGTGAAAATGGAGTTTGATCAGCTATACGAAGAAGCCGAAAATAATCGCAGACAGATGTCTATCAGTTTTCACGATCGTATCGGTGGCACTCCCCAAATGGTACAGGCGACCAAAGAATTATTTACTTATATGAAGCAACACAATGGTGTGAGCTTTAAACGCAAAGATGAAATTGCACGCCAATCGATGGAAGACAAAACAACCATTAGAGAATAG
- a CDS encoding response regulator, which produces MQKEEKKLIYIIDDDSDDQEILIAVINALNPGIKMQVFDNGKNFMNKINENDNDDKPSLIILDYNMPFYTGVEVLKRLKDQNNLIGIPKIIWSTGTDITIREECMNNGAINYYQKPYHYSGYFLIAEKILNYII; this is translated from the coding sequence ATGCAAAAAGAAGAAAAAAAATTAATTTATATTATAGATGACGATTCAGATGATCAGGAAATTTTGATAGCAGTTATTAATGCGCTCAACCCAGGCATTAAAATGCAGGTTTTTGATAATGGAAAAAATTTTATGAACAAAATAAACGAGAACGACAATGATGATAAGCCATCACTAATTATTCTCGACTACAATATGCCTTTCTATACTGGTGTGGAGGTATTAAAAAGACTAAAAGACCAGAATAATCTAATAGGCATACCTAAGATAATCTGGAGTACAGGAACAGACATTACAATCAGAGAAGAATGTATGAACAACGGTGCGATCAATTACTACCAAAAGCCTTACCACTACTCGGGGTATTTTCTGATCGCTGAAAAAATCCTCAATTATATCATTTAA
- a CDS encoding cyclic nucleotide-binding domain-containing protein encodes MPTILVIDDNKTNNENLVEILEFAGYNVIVSEHGRQGLLVAETSQPDLILCDLSFSILDGFVVLQMLSRNQFCCRIPFVFLTSRTEREDIRIGMDLGADDYITRPFDPSELLSSIECQIRKGNSTGLSGLNGLNKIVQEITTPPVESDFPLKVLARDRVVNFFKKKQVIYHQGGYPSCLYFILKGKVKTYILDEDGKEFITDLYVEGDFFGYASLLYQKRYVETAEAIMDVEVSVIPRNEFEGILSEDSSFRKQIMKLLAQDINEREKQLLKSAYDSLRKKTADALLILYGKYNQSGQCQVGIKFTRSNLAALVGVAKESMARTLAEFKDEHLIDVRNGAIFILDMDKMIRMCR; translated from the coding sequence ATGCCTACAATACTTGTTATCGATGATAATAAAACGAACAATGAAAATTTAGTTGAGATACTGGAGTTTGCAGGTTATAACGTAATTGTTTCGGAACATGGCAGGCAAGGTTTACTTGTGGCCGAGACATCACAACCAGACCTGATCCTATGCGATTTATCCTTTTCAATCCTGGATGGATTTGTAGTGCTTCAAATGTTAAGCCGTAATCAATTCTGTTGTAGAATTCCTTTTGTTTTTCTTACCAGTAGAACAGAGCGTGAGGATATACGAATAGGAATGGATTTGGGTGCGGACGATTATATAACAAGACCATTCGATCCATCGGAGTTGCTTAGTTCAATTGAATGTCAAATCCGGAAGGGTAATTCGACTGGATTGTCCGGTTTGAACGGGTTGAACAAAATTGTGCAGGAAATTACTACCCCACCAGTCGAAAGTGATTTCCCACTAAAGGTATTGGCTAGAGACCGAGTGGTTAATTTTTTTAAAAAAAAGCAGGTTATATATCATCAGGGAGGATATCCATCCTGTTTATATTTTATTTTGAAAGGGAAAGTTAAAACCTATATTCTTGATGAAGATGGAAAAGAATTTATAACTGATTTGTATGTAGAGGGAGATTTTTTTGGTTATGCCTCGTTGTTATATCAAAAACGTTATGTTGAAACAGCTGAAGCAATTATGGATGTTGAGGTTTCAGTTATACCGCGTAATGAATTTGAAGGAATTCTTTCAGAAGATAGTAGTTTCAGGAAACAAATTATGAAACTATTAGCGCAGGATATTAATGAAAGGGAAAAGCAATTGTTAAAATCGGCCTATGATTCTCTCCGTAAAAAAACCGCTGATGCTTTACTAATTTTATATGGTAAATATAATCAATCAGGGCAGTGCCAGGTCGGAATAAAATTTACACGCAGTAATCTTGCCGCTCTTGTTGGCGTAGCTAAGGAATCGATGGCCCGTACTTTAGCAGAGTTTAAGGATGAGCATCTTATTGATGTAAGGAACGGAGCCATTTTTATTCTTGATATGGATAAGATGATCAGGATGTGTAGATAA